In a genomic window of Nostoc sp. UHCC 0870:
- a CDS encoding NB-ARC domain-containing protein — protein sequence MTTINSNQIEEFIEATNNWELEKLYIDLASTKGKALTPVEKKFLRGLLCGCSPAEIATVVYQSRSSSTVRVYLSNGLYKYIEEMLSTQAGYLIKVKNWSRVTYLLEKAGYKKDRLQLQPVNSNKQIPKEPEVNLIKIKSTPIIDWGAAIDVSNFQGRTTELTKIKQWVLQDHCRLVLLLGMAGIGKTAFSVKLAQEMQQDFEYIIWRSLRLAPTLEQILDELITALSPNLELKIADTVEHKLSQLIDCLRSARCLIVLDNLDSLLTSKNEYIEASSSNQEKSAITCLLSPIKYHQGYEVYQELIRRIGETSHQSCLILTSREKIPEIAALEGEKLPVRSWKITGLGKQESLSIIQRKGLSEPSEKELPVLLERYAGNPLFLQLVATAIQELFGGDIAEFLHQGNVVFGDVRLILDQQFNRLSQIEKNVMYWLAINQDFVSISQLQENTIPGLSPRLSQRLILEAVDLLQKRSLIEQQGGKFSQIPVLIDYTIERLIEENFKLSAEQKYCLLMQTILTARRQNHTRESHLKTEF from the coding sequence ATGACAACAATTAATTCCAATCAAATAGAGGAATTTATAGAGGCAACAAATAATTGGGAATTAGAAAAATTATACATAGATTTAGCATCTACTAAAGGTAAAGCTCTGACTCCTGTAGAAAAGAAATTCCTCAGAGGCTTATTATGTGGGTGTAGTCCCGCAGAAATTGCCACTGTAGTTTATCAAAGTCGTAGTAGTAGTACAGTCAGAGTTTATTTGTCTAACGGACTGTATAAATATATAGAAGAAATGTTGAGTACTCAAGCGGGATACTTAATTAAAGTCAAGAATTGGAGTCGTGTAACTTATTTGCTAGAAAAAGCAGGATACAAAAAAGATAGGTTGCAATTACAACCAGTTAACAGTAATAAACAAATCCCCAAAGAACCAGAAGTTAATTTAATTAAAATTAAATCAACACCTATCATTGATTGGGGTGCAGCAATTGATGTTAGTAATTTTCAGGGACGAACCACAGAACTAACAAAAATTAAACAGTGGGTTTTACAAGACCATTGTCGCCTAGTGCTACTCTTGGGCATGGCTGGAATAGGGAAAACGGCCTTTTCTGTAAAACTAGCCCAAGAGATGCAACAAGACTTTGAGTATATTATCTGGCGATCGCTACGTCTCGCACCTACCCTAGAGCAGATATTAGATGAACTTATTACTGCTTTATCCCCCAACCTAGAGCTGAAAATTGCCGATACAGTAGAACATAAACTTTCCCAACTGATAGATTGTTTGCGTTCTGCTCGTTGTTTAATTGTATTGGATAACTTAGACTCACTTTTAACAAGTAAAAATGAATACATAGAAGCTAGTAGTTCTAATCAAGAAAAGTCTGCTATTACTTGTCTTTTATCGCCAATTAAATATCATCAAGGATATGAGGTTTATCAAGAATTAATTCGTCGGATAGGAGAAACGTCACATCAAAGCTGTTTAATCTTAACTAGTCGAGAGAAAATACCAGAAATTGCTGCTTTAGAAGGGGAAAAATTACCTGTTCGTTCCTGGAAGATTACGGGACTAGGAAAACAAGAAAGCCTCTCAATTATCCAAAGGAAAGGTTTGAGTGAGCCTTCAGAGAAAGAATTACCAGTATTACTTGAGCGGTATGCAGGTAATCCCTTATTCTTACAACTAGTAGCCACAGCTATTCAAGAATTATTTGGTGGCGATATTGCGGAATTTCTGCATCAGGGTAATGTTGTTTTCGGAGATGTGCGCTTAATTTTAGATCAACAATTTAATCGCTTATCGCAGATAGAAAAAAATGTCATGTATTGGCTAGCAATCAATCAAGATTTTGTTTCAATAAGTCAGTTACAAGAGAACACTATACCCGGATTATCGCCACGACTATCACAAAGACTAATCTTGGAAGCTGTAGATTTATTACAAAAGCGTTCTCTTATTGAACAGCAAGGGGGTAAATTTTCGCAAATTCCCGTGTTAATTGACTATACAATTGAACGCCTAATAGAGGAAAATTTTAAATTAAGTGCCGAACAAAAATACTGCTTATTAATGCAGACCATTTTGACAGCGCGCCGCCAAAACCATACACGAGAAAGTCATCTGAAAACGGAGTTTTAA
- a CDS encoding LapA family protein, whose amino-acid sequence MAVIRLTLLIAIMGGLALLLVQNWSPVLSLVFLGMRSQPLPLAMWILFSTAAGAGTSLLITSLSKLSNYFEPRQIPSSSNTTSRRTQAKNREEFTSAPYTPPPPKSQAESTRKETFDDEFDDWENNSADDDWNFDQQSPPAPKSSSQNEPVRDSTNYERPQQSKTGSRSGSTYSYSYREPKNTAAGKSESVYDADYRVIIPPYQAPTNDVDNEEDDDWSFFEEDDSEDNKPRR is encoded by the coding sequence ATGGCTGTAATTCGTTTAACTCTCTTAATAGCAATCATGGGCGGACTAGCACTGTTGTTAGTTCAAAATTGGTCGCCTGTGCTATCGCTAGTCTTTTTAGGTATGCGAAGCCAGCCATTACCCTTGGCAATGTGGATTTTATTTAGCACGGCGGCTGGTGCTGGTACATCTCTATTAATTACTAGTTTGTCTAAATTATCTAATTATTTTGAGCCTCGCCAAATTCCTTCCTCATCAAATACAACTTCTAGGCGTACTCAAGCTAAGAATCGAGAAGAATTTACATCTGCGCCATACACGCCTCCACCACCAAAAAGCCAAGCAGAGTCCACCAGGAAAGAGACATTTGACGACGAATTTGATGATTGGGAAAATAACAGTGCAGATGATGACTGGAATTTTGATCAACAGTCACCCCCAGCACCTAAATCTAGTTCTCAAAATGAGCCAGTTCGAGACTCTACTAATTACGAACGCCCACAACAAAGCAAAACGGGTTCTCGCTCTGGTTCTACCTATTCTTATAGCTACCGTGAACCAAAAAACACCGCCGCAGGTAAGTCAGAATCAGTTTACGATGCTGATTACCGAGTTATCATTCCCCCTTACCAAGCACCAACTAATGATGTAGACAATGAGGAGGATGATGATTGGAGTTTCTTTGAAGAGGATGATTCTGAAGATAATAAACCGCGTAGATGA
- a CDS encoding shikimate kinase gives MSSLLQGVNLYLIGMMGAGKTTVGQLLAKQLGYGFVDTDSVIAQAAKKSINQLFAEAGEAEFRQLESDVLAQVCAYTKLTIATGGGIVLRRENWGYLHHGLIVWLDVPVELLYTRLAEDITRPLLQDADPQDKLRSLLEQRTPLYAQADLRIPVLDGETPEQIADKIMAAIPSVLKKPISNS, from the coding sequence GTGAGTAGTTTGTTACAAGGAGTTAATCTATACCTAATTGGGATGATGGGGGCTGGTAAAACCACGGTAGGTCAATTACTAGCCAAGCAATTAGGTTATGGATTTGTTGATACTGATAGTGTAATTGCCCAGGCTGCAAAAAAATCTATTAACCAACTATTTGCAGAGGCAGGAGAAGCAGAATTTCGTCAGTTGGAAAGTGATGTTTTAGCACAAGTATGTGCCTATACCAAGCTGACTATTGCTACAGGAGGGGGTATTGTGCTACGGAGAGAAAACTGGGGTTATTTGCACCACGGTTTAATTGTATGGCTAGATGTGCCAGTGGAGTTACTTTATACCCGCCTAGCTGAGGATATCACCAGACCACTACTACAAGATGCTGATCCCCAAGACAAACTGCGATCGCTCCTCGAACAACGTACACCACTTTACGCCCAAGCTGATCTAAGAATTCCCGTCCTAGATGGAGAAACGCCAGAACAAATTGCTGACAAAATAATGGCAGCAATTCCTAGCGTGTTAAAAAAGCCTATTTCTAATTCGTAA
- a CDS encoding flavin prenyltransferase UbiX, with protein MTYHSKPLIIGVSGASGLIYAVRALKYLLAADYEVELVASKSSYIVWQAEQDTRMPAEPNQQEQFWREQAGVPLAGKLRCHPWSNVGANIASGSFRTLGMIVIPCSMSTAAKLAGGLSSDLLERAADVQIKEGRKLVIVPRETPFSLIHLRNLTTLAEAGVRIVPAIPAWYHNPKTVEDLVDFVVARVLDQLDIDCIPIQRWEGNK; from the coding sequence GTGACATATCATAGCAAACCCCTAATTATCGGCGTATCAGGAGCATCTGGCCTGATTTACGCCGTTCGCGCCCTTAAATATCTGCTGGCGGCAGACTATGAAGTTGAATTAGTAGCCTCTAAATCAAGTTACATCGTTTGGCAAGCCGAACAGGATACTCGAATGCCAGCAGAGCCAAATCAGCAAGAGCAATTCTGGCGTGAACAAGCCGGAGTTCCTCTTGCAGGTAAGCTACGCTGTCACCCTTGGAGTAATGTCGGAGCTAATATTGCCAGTGGTTCTTTTCGCACCTTGGGAATGATTGTTATTCCTTGCAGCATGAGTACCGCCGCCAAGTTAGCCGGCGGTTTAAGTTCCGACTTGCTAGAACGAGCCGCCGATGTTCAAATTAAAGAGGGACGCAAGTTAGTTATCGTCCCTCGTGAAACTCCCTTTAGCCTAATTCACCTGCGAAACTTAACAACTTTAGCAGAGGCTGGAGTCCGCATTGTCCCGGCTATTCCCGCTTGGTATCACAACCCTAAAACCGTCGAGGACTTAGTTGATTTTGTCGTTGCTCGTGTTTTAGATCAACTAGATATTGATTGCATACCTATTCAACGTTGGGAAGGCAACAAATAA
- a CDS encoding ribonuclease R family protein, which yields MEFSIATLLANFTDDKLVARKVLEKKLGCEDEDSLEKLQIALEVLEKIGLLAKERGKYRRITEEGLIEAKLRCSSKGFCFAIQDVEGAEDIYIRESHLSNAWNGDRVLVRVLKEGSRRRSPEGEVKLILERSNNTLLARIKQVEGGFRAVPLDDRLLFELKILTNGMKLEEALDHLAHVEVLRYPLAQYPPLGRVVQILGSDAEAAADIDLVTCKHDLSRTFSESILDAAAKLSKRLLKADLKNKLDLRNLFTIAITEVNSDTKVIENALSLEKTIAGNWQLGFHIADVSHYVQPDEPLDREALKRGRSVYLGDLVLPMLPEAVADRCSLVPKSDRLAISFLMTISPQSGAVLEWEIQPSVIHVDTAITKQQAENILQGKAKKESPQAIELIQNLISIGTGIKQVRLARGSLQLNLPANQNPYCDEGSLGAVIVNDSPVRSLLTELVLLVNELMATHLNALGVPAIWRLQGTPDPEDVQEMLKLAINLGVELSLEPEVDIEPLDYQHLTRAFADSPSEQVLTYLLQDTLKPAVYSTTKGNHFGLALAQYTHCTSPLRRYPDLLMQRVYYQLLEHGRDRRNTRVKERINLRHSYSHGEINWNVLPPELQQELQSDLTRVIIQINDREKEVQEAEADLAGLQKAQLMKQRIGQVFQGVITGVQSYGFFVEIEVPAVDFEVKGNPGVPLRVEGLVHVSSLKDDWYEYRARQQALFGRKNRASYRLGDRVSVQVKSVDYYRQQIDLVTVGSDGLVKGLGVGNVNGDMPDIYLRNDLESDDLDPYAEEE from the coding sequence ATGGAATTTTCAATCGCTACACTCCTTGCCAATTTCACCGATGATAAATTGGTAGCTCGCAAAGTCTTGGAAAAGAAACTAGGTTGCGAGGATGAAGACAGTTTAGAAAAACTCCAGATAGCCTTGGAGGTGTTGGAAAAAATCGGACTTTTGGCAAAGGAACGGGGTAAGTATCGCCGCATCACAGAAGAAGGTCTAATTGAAGCTAAATTGCGTTGTTCTAGCAAAGGCTTTTGCTTCGCCATTCAAGATGTCGAAGGGGCGGAGGATATTTATATCCGCGAAAGCCATTTGAGTAATGCTTGGAATGGCGATCGCGTTTTAGTCAGAGTTCTCAAGGAAGGTAGTCGTCGCCGTTCTCCTGAAGGAGAAGTAAAGTTAATTTTAGAACGTTCTAATAACACTTTATTGGCACGGATTAAACAAGTAGAAGGAGGTTTTCGGGCTGTTCCCTTAGATGACCGACTCCTCTTTGAACTCAAAATTCTCACTAACGGGATGAAATTGGAGGAAGCCCTCGACCACCTAGCCCATGTGGAAGTGCTGCGTTATCCCTTAGCTCAGTATCCCCCCCTTGGTCGAGTAGTTCAAATTCTCGGTAGTGATGCTGAAGCCGCAGCTGATATAGATTTAGTTACCTGTAAACACGATTTATCTCGGACTTTCTCAGAGTCAATTTTAGATGCAGCCGCCAAGTTATCCAAAAGGCTGTTAAAAGCCGACCTGAAAAACAAACTCGATTTACGTAATTTATTTACTATTGCGATTACTGAAGTCAATAGTGACACGAAGGTAATAGAAAATGCCCTGAGTTTAGAAAAAACTATTGCTGGTAATTGGCAATTAGGCTTTCATATCGCCGATGTTTCTCACTATGTCCAACCTGACGAACCTTTAGATCGGGAAGCCCTCAAACGCGGTAGGTCAGTGTATTTGGGTGATTTAGTGTTGCCCATGTTACCAGAGGCTGTAGCCGATCGCTGTTCATTAGTTCCCAAAAGCGATCGCTTGGCTATCTCATTTTTAATGACCATTTCTCCCCAATCAGGTGCAGTGTTGGAATGGGAAATCCAACCGAGTGTCATTCATGTAGATACAGCCATTACCAAACAACAAGCAGAAAACATTCTCCAAGGTAAAGCTAAAAAAGAATCTCCACAAGCCATAGAACTAATCCAAAATCTCATCAGCATCGGCACAGGGATCAAACAAGTGCGTCTGGCTCGTGGTAGCTTGCAGTTAAATCTACCCGCCAACCAAAACCCCTATTGTGATGAAGGAAGTCTGGGGGCTGTGATTGTTAATGATTCCCCAGTGCGATCGCTACTCACGGAATTAGTGCTATTAGTTAATGAACTAATGGCTACCCACCTCAACGCTCTAGGTGTTCCAGCTATCTGGCGTTTACAAGGTACACCCGACCCTGAAGACGTGCAGGAAATGCTGAAGTTAGCGATTAACTTAGGTGTGGAATTATCCCTAGAACCAGAAGTAGATATCGAACCCTTAGATTATCAACACCTGACTAGAGCTTTTGCTGATTCCCCCTCTGAGCAAGTGTTGACTTATCTATTACAAGATACCCTCAAACCAGCAGTTTACAGCACCACCAAAGGTAATCACTTTGGTTTAGCTCTAGCCCAATACACTCACTGCACCTCCCCTTTACGGCGTTATCCTGACTTACTGATGCAGAGAGTGTACTATCAGCTACTAGAACATGGACGCGATCGCCGCAATACCCGTGTGAAAGAACGGATAAACCTGCGCCACTCCTACAGCCACGGGGAAATTAACTGGAATGTCCTCCCCCCAGAATTGCAGCAAGAACTGCAAAGCGACTTGACACGGGTGATTATCCAAATCAACGACAGGGAAAAGGAAGTCCAAGAAGCCGAAGCCGATTTAGCTGGACTGCAAAAAGCCCAACTCATGAAACAGCGCATTGGACAAGTATTTCAAGGCGTAATTACCGGCGTGCAGTCCTATGGTTTCTTTGTGGAAATTGAAGTTCCAGCCGTGGATTTTGAAGTCAAGGGTAATCCTGGTGTACCTTTACGGGTAGAAGGACTAGTACACGTTAGTTCCCTCAAAGATGACTGGTACGAATACCGCGCTAGACAACAGGCACTATTTGGCAGGAAAAATCGCGCTTCTTATAGATTAGGCGATCGCGTCTCCGTCCAAGTGAAAAGCGTCGATTACTATCGCCAGCAAATAGATTTAGTCACCGTTGGTAGCGATGGCTTAGTCAAAGGCTTAGGTGTTGGTAATGTAAATGGTGATATGCCGGATATCTACCTACGTAACGATCTTGAGTCAGATGATTTAGACCCTTATGCTGAGGAAGAGTAA
- the argB gene encoding acetylglutamate kinase codes for MMVNDTEYIRQTEATRVRVLSEALPYIQQFAGRTVVVKYGGAAMKDSTLKSQVIRDIVFLSCVGLRPILVHGGGPEINSWLDKLGIEPQFKNGLRVTDAATMDVVEMVLVGRVNKEIVELINQAGGLAVGLCGKDGNLITARPQGQEGIGFVGEVSNVNIKILETLSSNGYIPVVSSVAADESGQAYNINADTIAGEIAAALGAEKLILLTDTRGILKDYKDPSTLIPKVDIREARELIVSGAVSGGMIPKVNCCVRSLAQGVRAAHIIDGRIPHALLLEIFTDVGIGTMILGSQFS; via the coding sequence ATGATGGTTAACGATACTGAGTACATCAGGCAAACTGAAGCTACGCGGGTGCGTGTTCTCAGCGAAGCACTACCTTATATTCAACAATTCGCTGGACGCACCGTTGTTGTTAAATATGGTGGTGCTGCCATGAAAGATAGCACCCTGAAAAGCCAAGTTATTCGGGATATTGTCTTTTTATCTTGCGTCGGCTTGCGGCCAATCTTAGTCCACGGTGGCGGCCCAGAAATTAATAGTTGGTTAGATAAACTGGGCATCGAACCACAATTTAAAAACGGTCTACGTGTCACAGATGCCGCCACAATGGATGTTGTGGAAATGGTGCTGGTAGGTCGAGTTAATAAAGAAATTGTTGAGTTAATTAACCAAGCTGGCGGTTTGGCTGTGGGGCTGTGTGGTAAAGATGGTAACTTGATTACTGCCCGTCCCCAAGGTCAAGAAGGTATTGGCTTTGTGGGGGAAGTCAGTAATGTTAATATCAAAATTTTAGAAACCCTGTCTAGTAATGGCTATATTCCCGTAGTTTCCAGCGTTGCGGCTGATGAGTCAGGACAAGCTTATAACATTAACGCCGATACCATCGCCGGAGAAATCGCCGCAGCATTAGGGGCAGAAAAGTTGATTTTATTGACCGACACCAGAGGGATTTTAAAAGATTATAAAGACCCCTCGACCTTGATTCCCAAAGTAGATATTCGGGAAGCGAGGGAATTGATTGTGAGTGGTGCAGTCAGTGGCGGGATGATCCCCAAAGTTAATTGTTGCGTGCGATCGCTTGCTCAAGGTGTACGTGCAGCCCACATCATCGACGGACGCATTCCCCACGCCCTACTACTGGAAATTTTCACCGATGTGGGTATTGGGACGATGATTTTAGGTTCTCAGTTTAGTTGA
- the clpP gene encoding ATP-dependent Clp endopeptidase proteolytic subunit ClpP — protein MTIPIVIEQSGRGERAFDIYSRLLRERIIFLGEQVDSHLANLIVAQLLFLDAEDPEKDIYLYINSPGGSVTAGMGIFDTMKHIRPDVCTICTGLAASMGAFLLSAGTKGKRMSLPHSRIMIHQPLGGAQGQATDIEIQAREILYHKKRLNDFLAEHTGQPIERIAEDTERDFFMSPQEAKEYGLIDQVIDRHATGLRPPVAVVG, from the coding sequence ATGACTATTCCTATCGTTATTGAACAATCGGGTCGCGGTGAACGCGCTTTTGATATATACTCACGCCTGTTGCGTGAGCGGATTATTTTTTTGGGTGAACAAGTTGATAGCCATTTAGCTAACTTGATAGTTGCCCAATTGCTATTTTTGGATGCTGAAGACCCAGAAAAAGACATTTATTTGTATATAAATTCCCCTGGTGGTTCTGTCACTGCTGGTATGGGAATTTTTGATACCATGAAACACATTCGCCCTGATGTCTGTACTATTTGTACTGGACTAGCGGCAAGTATGGGTGCTTTCCTCCTTAGTGCTGGTACTAAAGGTAAGCGGATGAGTCTACCGCATTCGCGGATTATGATTCACCAACCTCTAGGCGGCGCACAAGGTCAAGCAACTGATATTGAAATTCAGGCGCGGGAAATTTTGTATCACAAGAAACGGCTCAATGATTTTTTAGCTGAACACACAGGTCAGCCCATTGAGCGAATTGCAGAAGATACTGAACGTGATTTCTTCATGTCCCCACAGGAAGCCAAGGAATATGGCTTAATTGACCAAGTGATTGACCGTCACGCTACTGGTCTCCGTCCTCCAGTAGCGGTTGTGGGTTAA
- a CDS encoding DUF3153 domain-containing protein, whose product MNYSILRTSLTVLSRPFKLVSRKILPLVLLISLLLSGCVQYDVGVNFNNSNSGELVQHIRLEERLTSFSSDYVYEWLNSIEKRARKLEGRARRISREEVVVTIPFSNGRELQTKFNDFFNSHTQETTDADTTETNSELPKIESNLLLFQNNFLLVVRNKLIYDLDLRSLALIASKGNVLADAGSILNLEFALNTPWGAKSIPVAENAVKPEKKGKQLVWQLQPGELNHIEVVFWLPSPLGIGALLIILFIWGGIYLRYTFMPDPKLQFAPKAE is encoded by the coding sequence ATGAATTATTCTATTTTGAGAACCAGTTTAACAGTGTTAAGTAGACCATTTAAATTAGTGAGTCGCAAGATTCTGCCTTTGGTATTGTTGATATCACTGTTATTGTCTGGTTGTGTTCAGTACGATGTTGGGGTGAATTTTAATAACTCTAATAGTGGGGAACTGGTACAGCATATTAGGTTAGAAGAAAGACTGACTAGTTTTAGCAGTGATTATGTTTATGAATGGTTAAACAGTATAGAAAAACGCGCTCGCAAGCTAGAAGGTAGAGCCAGACGAATTTCTAGAGAAGAAGTAGTGGTGACAATTCCTTTTAGTAATGGTCGAGAATTGCAAACCAAATTTAATGATTTTTTTAATTCTCATACCCAGGAAACAACAGACGCTGACACAACAGAGACTAATTCAGAACTACCAAAAATTGAGTCTAATTTACTTTTATTCCAGAATAATTTTTTATTAGTAGTACGGAATAAATTAATTTACGATTTAGACTTGCGATCGCTAGCTTTAATTGCCAGTAAAGGTAATGTTTTAGCTGATGCTGGTTCTATTCTCAATTTAGAATTTGCCTTAAACACTCCTTGGGGTGCTAAAAGTATTCCAGTCGCTGAAAATGCTGTCAAACCAGAGAAAAAAGGCAAGCAATTAGTATGGCAACTTCAACCCGGTGAACTGAACCATATAGAAGTAGTCTTTTGGCTACCTAGTCCTTTAGGCATCGGTGCGTTACTAATTATCTTATTTATCTGGGGAGGCATATATCTGAGATATACCTTTATGCCCGATCCCAAATTACAGTTTGCACCTAAAGCAGAATAG
- a CDS encoding thioredoxin domain-containing protein — protein MTNRLAQAQSLYLRKHAENPIDWWSWCDDALATAKAEDKPIFLSIGYSSCHWCTVMEGEAFSDQAIAEYMNANFLPIKVDREERPDIDSIYMQALQMMSGQGGWPLNVFLSPEDLVPFYAGTYFPVETRYNRPGFLQVLQALRRYYDTEKEDLRQRKALIVESLLTSAVLQGEAIQEAQAQELLRRGWETSTGIITPNNQHGNSFPMIPYAELALQGTRFNFESRYDGQQVCSQRGLDLALGGIYDHVAGGFHRYTVDPTWTVPHFEKMLYDNGQIVEYLANLWSAGIQEPAFARAVSGTIEWLQREMTAPTGYFYAAQDADNFTNPGEKEPEEGAFYVWSYAELSQLLTPTELTELQQQFTVTPNGNFEGNNVLQRRNAGQLSITLEVTLGKLFTARYGTPADTLQTFPPARDNQEAKTVNWPGRIPPVTDTKMIVAWNSLMISGLARAAAAFHEPEYWKIAAQAANFIWEHQFVDGRFHRLNYEGKPTVLAQSEDYALFIKALLDLYQTQNPQQSLWLEKAIALQTEFNEFLWSVELGGYFNTASDASQDLIVRERSYADNATPSANGIAIANLVRLALLTDDLHYLDLAEQGLKAFNSVMQQAPQACPSLFTALDWYRNCTLIRTTTEQINFLIPKYLPTAVLTVVSNLPADSVGLVCQGLKCLPSAGSFEQLLQQVQQSQIRA, from the coding sequence ATGACTAATCGCTTGGCTCAAGCCCAGAGTCTTTACCTCCGCAAACACGCCGAAAACCCCATTGATTGGTGGTCTTGGTGTGATGACGCTCTCGCCACAGCTAAGGCAGAAGATAAACCGATTTTTCTATCGATTGGTTATTCCAGTTGCCATTGGTGTACTGTCATGGAAGGTGAGGCTTTTTCTGATCAAGCGATCGCTGAGTATATGAATGCTAATTTCTTGCCTATCAAAGTAGATAGGGAAGAAAGACCAGACATCGATAGCATTTATATGCAGGCTTTGCAAATGATGAGTGGTCAAGGGGGTTGGCCTTTAAATGTATTTTTGTCCCCAGAAGATTTAGTCCCGTTTTACGCTGGAACTTACTTTCCTGTAGAAACCCGCTATAACCGGCCTGGCTTTTTGCAAGTTCTCCAAGCGTTGCGTCGCTACTACGATACAGAAAAAGAGGATTTACGCCAACGTAAGGCTTTAATTGTAGAGTCACTTTTAACCTCTGCGGTTTTACAAGGTGAGGCTATACAGGAAGCTCAAGCCCAGGAATTGCTACGGCGGGGTTGGGAAACTAGTACAGGGATTATTACGCCAAATAATCAGCATGGTAATAGTTTTCCCATGATTCCCTACGCAGAATTAGCATTGCAGGGAACAAGATTTAATTTTGAGTCCCGCTATGATGGTCAACAAGTTTGCAGTCAGCGAGGACTAGATTTAGCCTTGGGTGGGATTTATGACCATGTGGCTGGGGGCTTTCACCGCTACACTGTTGATCCCACTTGGACAGTCCCCCATTTTGAAAAGATGCTCTATGACAATGGTCAAATTGTGGAGTATCTGGCTAATTTATGGAGTGCAGGTATCCAAGAGCCAGCATTTGCTAGGGCTGTATCTGGTACTATCGAATGGCTGCAAAGAGAAATGACTGCACCGACTGGTTATTTCTATGCGGCTCAAGATGCCGATAATTTTACCAATCCTGGGGAAAAAGAACCAGAGGAAGGAGCTTTTTACGTTTGGAGTTACGCTGAACTATCACAACTATTAACACCAACAGAACTAACAGAATTACAACAACAGTTTACAGTTACCCCTAACGGCAACTTTGAAGGTAATAATGTATTGCAAAGACGCAATGCAGGGCAGTTGAGTATAACGTTAGAAGTGACGTTAGGTAAACTGTTTACGGCTCGTTATGGAACTCCTGCTGATACACTCCAGACTTTTCCCCCAGCACGGGACAACCAGGAAGCCAAAACTGTGAATTGGCCAGGACGTATTCCTCCTGTCACAGATACAAAGATGATTGTGGCTTGGAATAGCCTAATGATTTCCGGTTTAGCCAGGGCTGCGGCTGCATTCCATGAGCCTGAGTATTGGAAGATAGCAGCACAAGCAGCAAACTTTATTTGGGAGCATCAGTTTGTAGATGGGCGTTTTCATAGACTCAACTATGAAGGTAAACCAACTGTATTAGCCCAGTCTGAAGATTATGCTTTGTTTATTAAAGCATTACTGGACTTATACCAAACGCAGAACCCACAGCAGTCTTTGTGGTTGGAAAAAGCGATCGCACTCCAAACTGAATTTAATGAATTTCTCTGGAGTGTAGAATTAGGTGGCTACTTCAATACAGCCAGTGATGCCAGTCAAGATTTAATTGTGCGGGAACGCAGTTATGCTGATAATGCTACACCATCAGCAAACGGAATTGCGATCGCTAACTTAGTCCGTCTAGCACTACTCACTGATGATCTCCATTATCTAGATTTAGCCGAGCAAGGGTTAAAGGCTTTTAATAGTGTAATGCAGCAAGCACCCCAAGCCTGTCCCAGTTTGTTTACCGCTTTAGATTGGTATCGTAACTGCACTTTGATTCGCACCACCACTGAGCAAATCAATTTCTTGATTCCCAAATACTTACCAACTGCTGTGTTGACTGTAGTATCTAATTTACCCGCAGATAGTGTTGGTTTAGTTTGCCAAGGTTTAAAATGTCTCCCCTCAGCCGGGAGTTTTGAACAGTTGTTACAGCAAGTGCAACAGAGCCAAATTAGAGCGTGA